One Lysinibacillus fusiformis genomic window carries:
- a CDS encoding DUF2812 domain-containing protein, whose amino-acid sequence MHKYRWGVNPYDIEKWINEMAMQGWHLQKFAWTRFTFERGEPGSYIYRHDEIDRFATPYEDDYLEFLQATGIELVDRSGNIVFFRKSASEGPFELYTDKKTKISNLSKKVTLLLSLLLLNFVFGIMGLSRDFSGLATEWIGLTINLGNILIVLLLTIPLFRLVRLRKQLKKDLDVYTD is encoded by the coding sequence ATGCATAAATATCGGTGGGGCGTGAATCCATACGATATAGAGAAATGGATCAATGAGATGGCAATGCAAGGTTGGCATTTGCAAAAGTTCGCATGGACTCGTTTTACATTTGAGCGTGGTGAGCCAGGTAGCTATATTTATCGACATGATGAAATAGATAGGTTTGCTACACCGTACGAAGACGATTACCTAGAATTTTTGCAAGCCACTGGCATAGAGCTTGTTGATCGTTCAGGCAATATCGTATTTTTTAGAAAATCTGCAAGTGAAGGACCGTTTGAGCTATACACGGACAAGAAAACCAAAATCAGTAACCTGTCTAAGAAAGTGACGCTGCTGTTGTCGCTGCTGCTACTTAATTTCGTATTTGGTATCATGGGGCTAAGTAGAGATTTTTCAGGACTGGCTACAGAGTGGATTGGACTAACAATAAATCTAGGAAATATCCTAATCGTGTTGTTACTTACCATACCTTTATTCAGGTTAGTTCGATTGCGCAAACAATTGAAAAAGGATCTTGATGTGTATACAGACTAG
- a CDS encoding DUF2812 domain-containing protein, giving the protein MKLKKFRFYIDHEHEETWVNSMAESGWHLKKFWPCVYIFEKGNPSEYIYRNEMVVKRKKDYYEFLESMGIECVHSFGVWAYFRKRREDGPFEIFSGKLEKIKYLSRLNSLFLIVALGNLLVMLINIVLPLFRHELSQEILWVSSLNVLMVALLYVEIHRNNNRKKKLQMHAHIFEE; this is encoded by the coding sequence GTGAAACTGAAAAAATTTCGCTTTTATATCGATCATGAACATGAGGAAACATGGGTCAATTCTATGGCGGAAAGCGGCTGGCATTTAAAAAAATTTTGGCCATGTGTTTATATATTTGAAAAGGGAAATCCAAGTGAATACATTTATCGCAATGAAATGGTAGTCAAAAGGAAGAAAGATTATTACGAGTTTCTAGAGTCGATGGGTATAGAATGTGTTCATTCTTTTGGCGTATGGGCGTACTTTCGGAAAAGACGTGAGGATGGACCATTTGAAATATTTTCCGGGAAATTAGAAAAAATCAAATATCTCTCCCGGTTAAATTCACTGTTTCTGATCGTAGCTCTAGGGAATTTACTTGTAATGCTGATTAATATTGTCCTACCACTTTTTCGTCATGAATTATCCCAAGAAATCCTATGGGTGAGCTCTTTAAATGTCTTGATGGTAGCTTTACTTTACGTAGAAATTCATAGAAATAACAATCGAAAAAAGAAATTGCAAATGCATGCTCATATTTTTGAAGAGTAA
- a CDS encoding ABC transporter ATP-binding protein, with product MSLQLQHVMKKYKDFTAVDDLNFTIEKGEIFGLIGQNGAGKTTTFRMILDLQETTAGTITWNGQPVNNINRDVLGYLPEERGIFPTMKVEDQLYFFGELRGMKKAELKKDIDFWISRFELEEKRKDKAETLSKGNQQKVQLIASFIHKPQFLILDEPFSGLDPVNKDLLKDAILLLKEQGTTILFSSHQMDNVEELCDHLCLLKRGVSLFTGSLLDLKKQYGKTKLSVRTNWSTTQLLALEGVKDVRVEKEQTVLTLEDEHFAQSIFDQLSNGKYIEKFSLDYLTLDEIFKDKVGGSVVEV from the coding sequence ATGTCATTACAATTACAACATGTCATGAAGAAGTATAAGGATTTTACAGCCGTCGATGATTTGAATTTCACAATAGAAAAGGGTGAAATTTTTGGACTGATTGGCCAAAATGGGGCGGGTAAAACCACAACATTTCGTATGATACTAGATTTGCAGGAAACAACAGCCGGTACGATTACATGGAATGGTCAACCTGTTAATAACATCAATCGTGATGTCCTTGGTTATTTACCGGAGGAACGTGGGATTTTCCCAACGATGAAGGTTGAGGATCAATTATACTTTTTCGGCGAGCTTCGTGGCATGAAGAAGGCAGAGCTGAAAAAAGATATCGATTTTTGGATTAGTCGATTTGAGCTGGAAGAAAAACGCAAAGATAAGGCCGAGACATTGTCCAAAGGAAATCAACAAAAAGTACAATTAATTGCAAGCTTTATCCATAAGCCACAGTTTTTAATTTTGGATGAACCATTTAGTGGTCTTGATCCTGTGAATAAGGACTTACTGAAGGACGCAATTTTACTGTTAAAGGAGCAAGGGACGACGATTTTATTCTCCAGTCATCAAATGGACAATGTGGAGGAATTGTGTGATCACCTTTGTCTATTAAAACGTGGCGTTTCCCTCTTTACAGGTAGCTTATTAGATTTAAAGAAACAATATGGTAAAACAAAGTTGTCAGTACGTACAAATTGGTCTACTACACAGTTACTAGCACTTGAAGGTGTCAAAGACGTGCGTGTGGAAAAAGAGCAAACGGTGCTCACATTAGAGGATGAACATTTTGCGCAAAGCATATTCGACCAGCTATCAAACGGTAAGTATATTGAAAAATTTAGCTTAGATTATTTAACATTGGATGAAATCTTCAAGGATAAGGTAGGTGGAAGTGTTGTCGAAGTTTAA
- a CDS encoding ABC transporter permease has translation MSKLKSKSFVLMTLLYVVGMSVAIFWSDIKELFTGNDEAQQIAIVNETTADLSGIFVSNADMEFIQDETNLTKLEQKVKDEKIAAIVEISDKDGQLHAEISTFTPLKLNDQSTISSLLQYAGQHYAVQQLSLSPEQAAQIMAANTVITNKNLNEETSGGKSEEEKQSGLWVSYAVGILIYFFISTFLSMITTEIASEKGSRAMEMLLVSVKPATHFKAKIAGVLLLALTQMAIIAGVFLIYAKFLKGGVIWDMAGNIVKELSVSYVLYAILFLLLTIILYLIVGALFGSLVSKVEEAGQVLMPAMMITLIGFYVMLSGIGNPDTIVIKIFSYIPFTSGMVMPMRIGATDIGVMQPLLSLAILVVTIIVTYLFSLSFYKRSVLTYSTGGVIQKIKTVLKVTT, from the coding sequence ATGTCAAAATTGAAATCTAAATCGTTTGTCTTGATGACACTCTTATACGTGGTTGGTATGTCAGTAGCTATTTTTTGGTCAGATATTAAAGAGCTCTTTACAGGAAATGATGAAGCGCAGCAAATTGCCATTGTCAATGAAACGACTGCAGATTTAAGTGGCATCTTTGTTTCAAATGCTGATATGGAATTTATACAAGACGAAACGAACTTAACCAAATTAGAACAAAAGGTAAAGGACGAGAAAATAGCCGCAATTGTTGAAATTAGTGATAAAGACGGACAATTACATGCTGAAATTTCTACCTTTACGCCATTAAAATTAAACGACCAATCAACGATTTCATCATTATTACAATATGCGGGTCAGCATTATGCTGTACAGCAATTATCGCTTTCACCAGAGCAGGCAGCGCAAATTATGGCGGCAAATACGGTGATTACCAATAAAAACTTAAATGAAGAAACATCGGGTGGTAAAAGTGAGGAAGAGAAGCAATCAGGGTTATGGGTTTCCTATGCAGTGGGTATCTTAATCTACTTCTTTATTTCTACATTCTTATCAATGATTACAACTGAAATTGCTTCTGAAAAAGGCTCACGTGCAATGGAAATGCTATTAGTAAGCGTGAAACCTGCTACCCATTTTAAAGCAAAAATTGCTGGCGTACTGCTACTAGCATTAACACAGATGGCTATTATTGCTGGTGTGTTCCTCATCTACGCGAAATTCCTTAAGGGTGGCGTCATTTGGGATATGGCAGGAAACATTGTGAAGGAATTATCTGTGAGCTATGTGTTATATGCAATCCTGTTCCTATTATTAACGATTATTCTTTATTTAATTGTTGGCGCATTATTCGGTTCATTAGTTTCCAAAGTAGAGGAAGCTGGCCAAGTGCTTATGCCGGCAATGATGATTACGTTAATTGGCTTCTATGTCATGTTATCAGGCATTGGTAATCCAGATACAATTGTTATTAAAATTTTCTCTTATATTCCATTTACTTCTGGCATGGTCATGCCGATGCGTATTGGCGCGACAGATATTGGTGTTATGCAACCCCTGTTATCGCTCGCTATCCTAGTGGTCACGATTATTGTGACATACTTATTTAGCTTATCGTTCTACAAACGCAGTGTGCTGACATATAGCACTGGTGGCGTTATTCAAAAAATCAAAACCGTGTTAAAAGTCACAACATGA
- a CDS encoding toxic anion resistance protein, which produces MSEFNNDLLKSKDPFATENPLLQPNPLLQAAPAQAPTQPPTLVSQQELSQIAQNQLALKQDPEVHTLAQKIDVKDQIAMLELGKETATGISTFSDKMLATMKASKLEESSVLLNNLNKIMDKFDPQDFTDEKKGGFLTKLFNKGKEQLERILSKYDSMNKEIDVIYREIQKYEVEMKRNTVDLETLYDQNLNYFQTLSKFVAAIEVKADEVRSTLPMLEQKAQTGDQLAAMEYETMQRAVDLLEQRRYDLEMAQQVSFQSAPQIRLMQQGNNHLIGKINSAFVTTIPIFKQGLIHAVTLKRQKLISDSMTELDRRTNEMLVRNAENISKNSVNIARAAGSPSIKIETIETTWQTIMAGIQETKQIQAETTKNREEGRKRIEKLQLEYEKLKKM; this is translated from the coding sequence ATGTCTGAATTCAACAACGATTTATTAAAATCTAAAGATCCATTTGCTACAGAGAACCCGTTATTACAACCGAATCCATTATTGCAGGCTGCACCCGCACAAGCACCGACACAACCACCGACGCTTGTTTCACAACAAGAGCTTTCACAAATTGCGCAGAATCAGCTTGCGTTAAAACAAGATCCAGAGGTGCATACACTCGCACAGAAGATTGATGTGAAAGATCAAATTGCAATGTTGGAGCTAGGAAAAGAAACAGCTACGGGTATTTCTACATTTTCAGATAAAATGCTAGCAACGATGAAAGCAAGTAAGCTTGAGGAATCGAGTGTGTTGCTTAACAATTTAAATAAAATTATGGATAAATTTGATCCGCAAGATTTTACAGACGAGAAAAAAGGTGGTTTCCTCACAAAGCTGTTCAATAAAGGGAAGGAACAACTAGAACGTATTCTTTCTAAATATGACAGCATGAATAAGGAAATTGACGTGATTTATCGTGAAATTCAAAAATACGAGGTCGAGATGAAACGCAATACCGTAGACCTTGAAACGTTATATGATCAAAACTTAAATTACTTCCAAACTTTAAGTAAATTTGTAGCGGCCATTGAAGTGAAGGCAGATGAAGTGCGTTCAACGTTACCAATGCTAGAGCAAAAAGCGCAAACAGGTGACCAGTTAGCGGCAATGGAATATGAAACGATGCAACGTGCGGTAGATTTGCTTGAGCAACGACGCTATGATTTAGAAATGGCGCAACAAGTATCATTCCAATCTGCTCCACAAATTCGTTTAATGCAACAAGGCAATAATCACTTGATCGGTAAAATCAACTCTGCATTTGTCACAACAATCCCGATTTTTAAGCAAGGACTTATTCATGCAGTGACATTAAAGCGCCAAAAACTGATTTCAGACTCTATGACTGAGCTCGATCGTCGTACGAATGAAATGCTTGTACGAAATGCCGAGAATATCAGCAAAAATAGTGTCAATATCGCACGTGCTGCAGGTAGCCCGAGCATAAAAATCGAAACGATTGAAACAACTTGGCAAACGATTATGGCAGGTATTCAGGAAACGAAGCAAATTCAAGCAGAAACAACGAAAAATCGTGAAGAAGGCCGTAAGCGTATCGAAAAATTACAGCTTGAATATGAAAAACTGAAAAAAATGTAA
- the rarD gene encoding EamA family transporter RarD, with the protein MSNEKKGILAAFFAYVIWGAFPLYWKMLEHVPSMEILLGRVIWSFVFTVIAVLLIGMRKELLADLKYLWTHQKLFWLLAGASFVISMNWYLYIWAVTHEHLVETSLGYYINPLLSVIFGVVFFKERLSRAQWVATGIAFIAVIILTINYGSVPWVALLIALTFAVYGVLKKKITIDATRGLAIETLFILPFALGYYIYLFTTSQASFLHVNVQTDILMIVSGIVTAVPLILFAKGAQNIPLYLLGFIQYVAPTIVLILGVVLYKEPFSQVELTAFSIIWMALLLFSGSKIIEIRKAHHKSA; encoded by the coding sequence ATGTCGAACGAAAAAAAAGGGATTTTGGCAGCGTTTTTTGCCTATGTCATCTGGGGCGCATTCCCGCTTTATTGGAAAATGCTTGAGCATGTGCCAAGTATGGAAATTTTATTGGGACGAGTTATTTGGTCCTTTGTATTTACGGTGATAGCAGTGCTACTCATCGGTATGCGTAAGGAACTGCTAGCAGATTTAAAATACTTATGGACACATCAGAAGCTTTTTTGGCTACTAGCAGGGGCCTCTTTTGTGATTTCAATGAATTGGTATTTATATATTTGGGCTGTAACGCATGAGCATTTAGTTGAGACAAGCTTGGGCTACTATATTAATCCATTGCTGTCGGTTATTTTTGGCGTTGTTTTCTTTAAAGAGAGACTTAGCCGTGCACAGTGGGTTGCCACAGGTATTGCCTTTATCGCTGTCATTATTTTGACGATCAACTATGGTTCTGTGCCATGGGTAGCGCTACTTATCGCTTTAACCTTTGCTGTTTATGGTGTGCTGAAAAAGAAAATTACCATTGATGCAACGAGAGGATTAGCGATTGAAACATTGTTTATCCTGCCTTTTGCACTAGGATATTACATTTATCTATTCACAACGAGCCAAGCTTCTTTCTTACATGTCAATGTACAAACAGATATATTAATGATTGTCAGTGGAATCGTCACAGCAGTGCCCTTAATTTTATTTGCAAAAGGTGCACAAAATATCCCGCTCTACTTATTGGGCTTTATTCAATACGTAGCGCCAACAATTGTCTTGATTTTAGGGGTGGTCCTTTATAAGGAGCCATTTAGCCAAGTAGAATTAACGGCGTTTAGTATTATTTGGATGGCCTTATTATTATTCTCTGGATCAAAAATCATCGAAATAAGAAAAGCGCATCATAAATCTGCGTGA
- a CDS encoding coiled-coil domain-containing protein, with product MQWKKQIGDKAHNITHSRKETEELLSFKEQALNKLQHYLLEFPHDVYEELKGEENRLQHEEETVLLNLKREDAYSRECKKELETIAANVKRYKEEKSGLENKVEKASDYLQYEKELIALIQKERQYDLINKEFDQKVAQIAHQLERLNDEIQERNDRKNEIKFNLRNMEENHEYKSVKHLEPIYSGQSRTIILTTIKDLEFKIRKITTTRGALVARHEAALNVLQLTEQQINDLRLEHRNLLENLHYSVGGLQHTNTLLEKLPQLENEMLVKGKERTEKQSERDIQSGKVDRMLEHFQEIFQQGRIQFSENILDIQASLQAEQTRLAKHNDYLEQTHLKVEQQLKDIEFAERELEKFEESHHFTAPDIVGVTFTEDVITEFTYNRKAFVQKITELLKQKQQDLASEAKQVEHAKRAFRAFCHTVITDVKMRNMALNGIEYKQSYEDIIAFRNNMMISVERATHYANEHIRQKDAEMQAFINQIHNHLQTVVEELRHIPNTTKVKVGDTWKQIFNFIIPDWQEDEGKNRIRDHIEWILSQLESDRFLNDQGMEDSGKVRKEMETWLQSKQLLQIVMNNEVMKVSCRKVTNDGNVSTRSYSWEQSNIWSGGEKWSKNMTLFLGILKYVSEKRHHAQTKMKRYRTVILDNPFGKASSDHVLNPVFFVAEQLGFQMIALTAHAEGKFLQDYFPIIYSCRLRASKDSNKNIMTKEKWLHHAYFQDHEPLALDRLGEKEQMTLFE from the coding sequence GTGCAATGGAAGAAGCAAATAGGCGATAAAGCGCATAATATTACACATTCACGTAAAGAAACCGAGGAACTATTATCGTTCAAAGAGCAAGCATTAAACAAATTACAGCACTATTTACTGGAATTTCCGCATGATGTTTATGAAGAGTTAAAAGGTGAAGAAAACAGGTTGCAGCATGAGGAAGAAACGGTACTTTTAAATCTGAAAAGAGAAGATGCCTATAGTCGTGAATGTAAAAAAGAACTCGAAACAATAGCGGCAAATGTAAAGCGGTATAAAGAAGAAAAAAGCGGATTAGAAAATAAAGTTGAAAAAGCCTCTGACTATTTACAATATGAAAAGGAGCTAATCGCTTTAATCCAAAAAGAGCGGCAGTATGATCTTATAAATAAAGAGTTTGACCAAAAAGTAGCACAAATCGCCCATCAATTAGAGCGTTTAAATGATGAAATTCAAGAACGTAATGATCGGAAAAATGAAATAAAATTCAATTTGCGAAATATGGAAGAAAATCATGAATATAAGTCTGTGAAGCATTTGGAACCGATTTACTCAGGACAAAGCAGAACCATAATTTTAACTACCATTAAAGACTTGGAATTTAAAATTAGGAAAATCACGACAACTCGTGGAGCGTTAGTAGCAAGACATGAAGCAGCTTTAAATGTGTTGCAATTGACAGAACAACAAATAAATGACTTACGACTGGAGCATAGAAATCTATTAGAAAACCTGCATTATTCTGTTGGAGGCTTGCAGCACACAAATACACTCCTTGAAAAATTACCACAATTAGAAAACGAAATGCTTGTTAAAGGCAAAGAACGAACAGAGAAACAATCAGAACGTGATATTCAAAGTGGTAAAGTAGATCGAATGCTTGAACATTTTCAGGAAATATTTCAACAGGGAAGAATACAATTCAGCGAGAATATTTTGGACATACAAGCCAGCCTACAAGCAGAACAAACGCGTCTTGCAAAGCACAATGATTATTTAGAACAAACACATTTGAAGGTCGAACAACAATTAAAAGACATAGAATTTGCAGAGCGAGAGCTTGAGAAATTTGAGGAAAGTCATCATTTTACAGCCCCTGATATTGTTGGTGTTACATTTACTGAAGATGTGATTACAGAATTTACTTATAATCGAAAAGCTTTTGTTCAGAAAATAACAGAGCTATTAAAACAAAAACAGCAGGATTTAGCTTCTGAAGCGAAACAAGTAGAACATGCGAAGCGTGCATTTCGAGCATTTTGTCATACCGTAATCACGGACGTCAAAATGCGCAATATGGCACTAAATGGGATCGAATATAAACAAAGCTATGAAGATATCATTGCGTTTCGCAACAATATGATGATAAGTGTTGAAAGAGCAACACATTATGCGAACGAACACATACGCCAAAAAGATGCTGAAATGCAAGCATTTATCAATCAAATTCACAATCACTTACAAACAGTTGTAGAAGAATTACGTCATATTCCAAATACAACAAAGGTAAAAGTAGGAGACACATGGAAACAAATTTTCAACTTTATTATTCCTGATTGGCAAGAAGATGAAGGGAAAAATCGTATTCGTGATCATATAGAATGGATTTTATCGCAATTAGAGTCTGACCGTTTTCTTAACGATCAAGGAATGGAAGACAGTGGGAAGGTGCGAAAAGAAATGGAAACCTGGCTACAGTCAAAACAGCTACTACAAATTGTTATGAACAATGAAGTAATGAAGGTTAGCTGTCGTAAAGTAACGAATGATGGTAATGTCTCTACACGTTCTTATTCTTGGGAGCAAAGTAATATTTGGTCTGGAGGAGAAAAATGGAGCAAAAATATGACGCTATTTCTTGGTATTTTAAAATATGTTTCTGAGAAAAGGCATCATGCCCAAACAAAAATGAAACGTTACCGCACTGTTATTTTAGACAATCCATTTGGAAAGGCATCGAGTGACCATGTACTCAACCCAGTCTTTTTCGTAGCCGAACAACTAGGTTTCCAAATGATTGCACTAACTGCTCACGCAGAAGGGAAATTTCTACAAGACTATTTCCCCATCATTTATAGCTGCCGACTACGCGCATCCAAAGATTCAAACAAAAATATCATGACAAAAGAAAAATGGCTACACCATGCTTACTTCCAAGACCATGAACCACTAGCTCTCGACCGCCTAGGCGAAAAAGAGCAAATGACGTTGTTTGAATAA
- the tyrS gene encoding tyrosine--tRNA ligase — protein sequence MLLKPEEQLAIIKKGTHSIVHEEELLEKLKRSFGEKKPLTIKLGLDPSAPDIHLGHAVVLRKIKQMQDLGHQVIILIGDFTGRIGDPTGKAKGRVALRDAVVRENANTYCEQIFKVLDKDKTTVRFNSEWLSKLTFEEVIQLAATTSVARILERDDFQKRYKNQVPIGIHEFFYPLMQAYDSVEISADIELGGTDQTFNILMGRTLQKHLGLEKQIAIFMPLLEGLDGVEKMSKSLGNYIGVNEAPEKMFKKVMEVPDNLIIKYFELATDEHPKLIKMIQERIVNGANPRDVKLQLAEIITSLYHGKNAMKEAKNYFETAFQKRKIPENIPSLLIEIGQEKIADILPKLINMNFVQSKSEFVRLIKQNGVSLNGEKLLPDDLDYILMNNDVLQIGKKRFIKFIK from the coding sequence ATGTTATTAAAACCAGAAGAACAATTAGCAATCATTAAGAAAGGGACACACTCAATTGTTCATGAAGAAGAATTACTTGAAAAATTAAAACGTTCATTCGGAGAGAAAAAGCCTTTGACAATTAAATTAGGTCTTGATCCTTCAGCACCGGATATTCATTTAGGACATGCCGTTGTTCTACGCAAAATTAAGCAAATGCAAGATTTAGGACATCAGGTAATCATTTTGATTGGGGACTTCACTGGCCGCATCGGTGATCCAACAGGTAAAGCAAAAGGTCGTGTGGCACTGAGAGATGCAGTGGTTAGGGAAAACGCAAACACATATTGCGAGCAAATTTTCAAAGTATTAGATAAGGATAAAACAACTGTCCGTTTTAATAGTGAATGGTTATCAAAATTAACATTTGAAGAAGTCATTCAATTAGCTGCAACGACTTCTGTAGCACGAATTTTAGAACGAGATGATTTTCAAAAACGTTACAAAAATCAAGTTCCTATTGGGATTCACGAATTTTTCTACCCTTTAATGCAAGCGTATGATTCAGTAGAAATTTCCGCAGACATTGAGTTAGGCGGCACAGACCAAACCTTCAATATTTTAATGGGTCGAACACTACAAAAGCATTTAGGGTTAGAAAAACAAATTGCAATTTTCATGCCTCTGTTAGAAGGTTTAGATGGGGTTGAAAAAATGAGTAAAAGTCTAGGGAATTATATCGGTGTAAATGAAGCACCAGAAAAGATGTTTAAAAAAGTAATGGAAGTGCCGGATAATTTAATCATTAAATATTTTGAATTAGCAACAGACGAGCATCCTAAGTTAATCAAAATGATTCAGGAGCGTATAGTAAACGGCGCAAATCCCCGTGATGTGAAATTACAATTAGCAGAAATAATTACCTCGTTATATCATGGTAAAAACGCGATGAAGGAAGCCAAAAACTATTTTGAAACCGCCTTTCAAAAACGGAAAATTCCAGAAAATATTCCTAGCCTTTTAATCGAAATCGGACAAGAAAAAATTGCGGACATTCTCCCTAAGCTTATTAACATGAATTTTGTTCAAAGTAAAAGCGAATTTGTAAGGTTAATAAAACAAAACGGCGTATCATTAAATGGAGAAAAGCTCCTACCTGATGATCTAGATTATATCTTAATGAATAATGACGTGTTACAAATTGGCAAGAAACGATTTATAAAGTTTATTAAATGA
- a CDS encoding DUF6366 family protein has translation MPTKREAPEEQRERLRQEELKNNPTGSLNDGFNRGSSPNLSGMGWKETGVLILVLIVGYIVYKFFF, from the coding sequence ATGCCCACTAAAAGAGAAGCACCAGAAGAACAGCGAGAACGATTACGCCAAGAGGAATTAAAAAATAATCCTACTGGTTCTCTAAATGATGGATTTAATAGAGGGAGTTCACCGAATTTAAGTGGTATGGGGTGGAAAGAAACAGGTGTATTAATATTAGTCCTTATAGTTGGCTATATTGTCTATAAATTCTTCTTTTAG
- a CDS encoding helix-turn-helix domain-containing protein, whose product MNSLGTRIRKLRKERKLTLEALAADRLTKGMLSQIENDKAKPSMESLAYIAERLGVKASELLEQVTPATIRHLLEQVESLFAKVKRGDADNHQQIVDMIEPYAEDLPLSYEAGRLLYIYADAQYEAGLSTWEPSLQQARQIFKEINLLSHWFTTYMLQLAILAENRQYDEAYACIMQGKEEISRENYQLDSRDTGKLAYYISILQLAIGEHEAGKQLINETISNAHQNQLYYHIDDMYRIAAYCAMIDGDFVQAEHMMMKLEQYRVFVEQVDVDAFIFVLRAHYYNNYTHDYQRALIEIERFKALVHGDKEKLDENFYYAEKGKSHYFLGQYMEAKEAFEHYKEIPMYISHPFDLLSMNECFSYKALNYAQLGELTMAYDIAKKAYMDSKGLVDLPYKEKIKEVYFSIKEQIDSV is encoded by the coding sequence GTGAACTCTTTAGGCACTCGGATTCGCAAATTACGGAAGGAACGAAAATTAACATTAGAGGCACTTGCCGCAGACCGTTTAACCAAAGGTATGTTAAGCCAAATTGAAAATGATAAAGCCAAGCCATCAATGGAGAGCTTGGCTTATATAGCGGAACGTCTTGGCGTAAAAGCAAGTGAGTTACTTGAACAGGTAACACCCGCTACAATTCGTCACCTTTTAGAGCAAGTGGAAAGCTTATTTGCTAAGGTCAAGCGTGGAGATGCGGACAACCATCAGCAAATTGTTGACATGATTGAGCCTTACGCGGAGGATCTCCCCCTTAGCTATGAAGCTGGGCGTTTGCTATATATATATGCCGATGCACAATATGAAGCAGGTTTATCGACCTGGGAGCCTTCATTGCAACAAGCTCGACAAATCTTTAAAGAAATCAATTTACTGAGCCATTGGTTTACAACATATATGCTACAGCTGGCCATTTTAGCGGAAAACCGTCAATATGATGAGGCTTATGCCTGTATTATGCAAGGAAAAGAGGAAATTTCGCGTGAAAATTATCAGCTAGATTCACGAGATACTGGCAAATTGGCTTATTATATTAGCATCCTTCAGCTGGCCATTGGTGAGCATGAGGCAGGGAAACAACTGATAAATGAAACCATTTCGAATGCTCATCAAAACCAACTTTACTATCATATCGATGACATGTATCGTATCGCTGCCTATTGTGCCATGATTGATGGTGATTTCGTACAGGCTGAGCATATGATGATGAAGCTTGAGCAGTATCGTGTTTTTGTAGAACAGGTGGATGTGGACGCATTTATCTTCGTATTAAGAGCGCATTATTATAACAATTATACACACGATTATCAGCGAGCATTAATAGAAATAGAACGCTTTAAAGCCCTCGTTCATGGAGATAAAGAGAAATTGGATGAAAACTTTTATTACGCAGAAAAAGGAAAATCCCACTATTTTCTTGGTCAGTACATGGAGGCAAAGGAAGCATTTGAACACTATAAAGAAATCCCTATGTACATCTCGCATCCCTTTGATTTGTTGAGTATGAATGAATGCTTCTCCTATAAAGCGCTTAACTACGCACAGCTTGGCGAGTTAACAATGGCTTACGACATCGCCAAAAAAGCCTATATGGATTCCAAAGGTTTAGTCGACCTCCCCTATAAGGAAAAGATAAAGGAAGTTTATTTTTCGATTAAAGAACAGATTGATTCGGTGTAG